The following nucleotide sequence is from Aphelocoma coerulescens isolate FSJ_1873_10779 chromosome 21, UR_Acoe_1.0, whole genome shotgun sequence.
TCGTCCGGAAGGGCGCAGGGAGCGACGCCGTGGAAGCGCTGGCTGAACGGACCAACCGGCTGGAAGTGAGTGAGGGGCAGGAGGACGCTTCAGAAGGCATCAAGACTCTTTCTGGAGAACAGGGATCTGCCAGCACATTGTCAGGAAGTGACATTCCCACTGAGGGCAGCTCACACATGCACTGTGCCCCCGAGCAGTGGGGACAGCAAGCGAGGCACGAGAGCCCTTGGATGTCCCCTGCAAGCCTGGAAGAGCCGCACGTGCTGCTCGCTGTCCGGTCTCCCTCTGGGCAGAGGTTTGAGCACCACTTCAAGCCCTCTGATAGTCTCCAGACAGTCCTtgctgtggcaggacagaaaCTTTATGCCAACTACCAACACTGCAGCATTGAAACCATGGAAGTGCCCCGGAGGAGCTTCTCTGACCTTACAAagtcccttcaggaatgtgggatccTCCACAAGTCCGTGCTGTGCATCCGACAGGACGAGCAGCACGATGCAGCAGATCTTTAGGCACACAGAGATGCCTTGGGTTGTTCTGCCCAGTGAGGTGCATTGCTGCTTCCAAAAAACTGAGAGTCTGATGCTTCCTGTGCCTACTTCTTTCTCTTCCATCTCCCACAAAATCCCTGTGAAGCGGAGTTATGGCTATGTCTTGAAATAGTATTTCAGATGCATAAACCTGATTGAGACAGAGCAGCTTGAGTCGAAGTGCCATCACAAATTTCTGCCTCAGCGCCACCAACCTTCAGCCTTTTTGGTTTGTTGAAGTTGCTGATATTCTTTGAAAACTCAAGTTTTCAAGGCCTTTCCCCTTGTCCTTTTCTATATTTTGGGAAGGTACCACTTCTCTGAATGCAGAAGCACCATTTGGGAAAGTAGAAACAGAACTGGTTTAGCTACAGGACCACCTTCACTAGCTTCTCATTATCCTAAACATCTTCTCAAGAGACTGAAAAGGCgatcaaaccccaaaaccatctGGAAATAACAGTATAGACACATTAATGGGTTATTGTGAAGTATTAAATTGCAAGAGTGATCGTAAAATACCTGTGAGGGCTCAGGTCTTTCTGACTAACCTCAGTCCAGCTCTTAACTGTGATTAAATCATCTTTTTAAGAacaaataattattattttggctGTCTTGAGGAGGATTTTCTCCATAGCTTTCCTTCTCTTATTCGGCTCATGTGATCCATAGGTAAGAACAGATGGATCATTAAGGGATGTTACAGATAATTCCATTTAACACCTCTACACTGAAGCGAGTTAGTCCGAGAAGCAAGTGctgctttgggaatttttaagTAAGGTATTAATGGGATTTGACTGGGAATTGGCTCAAGGAGTAAGCCATGTTTTACTAAACCATCATTAAAAGGCTGGTTGGGTGCCTTGGCAGGTTTAGGCAAACACAATGTGCTTGTGCTAAAACAAGGAGAAATACCTCCTAGTTTCTGATGGCATTTCAAAGGCAATAATTTTTAATCTCCTTAAAGTATGAACCACTTGCCACACAGATGAGTGAGTTTAAATGTTTTGAGGCAAACCCAATTTATTTCAAAGCTCAGTGTAACTTGCCAAACCAACTCAGCACAGGAGCAGAAAGCTGATGCTGGCACTGGCTACGTGT
It contains:
- the UBXN10 gene encoding UBX domain-containing protein 10, producing MATAAFLDFAPAQLCFPLGTATLPWASTVTMHVTRPKSAKGQRRSMSHPQGMEACPCHVPAASPRELVNSRRASLTKPEFPPSQVSPEKIPKLLQQVPLKTSSSLNKYRVLPSIVRKGAGSDAVEALAERTNRLEVSEGQEDASEGIKTLSGEQGSASTLSGSDIPTEGSSHMHCAPEQWGQQARHESPWMSPASLEEPHVLLAVRSPSGQRFEHHFKPSDSLQTVLAVAGQKLYANYQHCSIETMEVPRRSFSDLTKSLQECGILHKSVLCIRQDEQHDAADL